A region from the Desulfitobacterium dehalogenans ATCC 51507 genome encodes:
- a CDS encoding phosphatidate cytidylyltransferase, with product MLTRTLSALVFVPIILGLTYLGGVYTALLVTTVSLIALKEALAIGEKLGFKAWTISSGIFSMVWLYLMFAGETQWKFPLMIAWLLFAMGRMALGYPRVNLGEAGYNCFAPIYTVVLFSHLYLIRGFSEGIAWAILTFILVWATDTFAYLIGRVMGKRLLAPHVSPKKTIEGSLGGLVFCILSGILAWKIIGGAPFIAYIVLSIVVAVSAQIGDLFESALKRSANIKDSGKVIPGHGGILDRFDSLLFVIPIMYYWALFVR from the coding sequence ATGCTGACAAGAACACTAAGCGCCTTGGTTTTTGTCCCTATTATATTGGGATTGACATATTTGGGAGGGGTATATACTGCTTTACTTGTGACGACGGTTTCCCTCATAGCGCTTAAGGAAGCTCTGGCCATTGGTGAAAAATTAGGATTTAAAGCATGGACTATAAGTTCGGGTATCTTTTCCATGGTATGGCTATACCTGATGTTTGCGGGCGAAACCCAATGGAAATTTCCTTTAATGATTGCATGGCTTTTGTTTGCTATGGGAAGAATGGCTTTAGGGTATCCCAGGGTTAATTTGGGAGAAGCAGGGTATAATTGTTTTGCTCCGATTTACACTGTGGTGCTGTTTTCTCATCTCTATCTTATCCGAGGATTCTCTGAAGGAATAGCTTGGGCAATTCTCACGTTTATTTTGGTATGGGCTACGGACACTTTTGCATACCTTATAGGGAGAGTCATGGGGAAGCGCTTACTTGCCCCTCACGTCAGTCCCAAAAAGACCATAGAGGGTTCCTTAGGGGGACTGGTTTTTTGTATTCTAAGCGGCATCCTGGCGTGGAAAATTATTGGCGGCGCCCCTTTTATAGCGTACATTGTTTTAAGCATTGTCGTAGCTGTCAGTGCTCAGATTGGTGACCTGTTCGAATCCGCCCTGAAACGCAGTGCAAACATTAAAGATTCAGGGAAGGTTATTCCAGGACATGGGGGAATTCTCGACCGCTTTGATAGTCTTTTATTTGTGATACCCATTATGTATTATTGGGCATTATTTGTGAGGTGA
- the ytvI gene encoding sporulation integral membrane protein YtvI, which yields MNLQEEPKLKQNINRLAVITFILVLLKVITFFFVEFMPVFSRVMSQLLAALLPFIIAFFIALLLEPLVIRFMRGLKASRPIAAILALVLAIFGIGSIVFLIIARLYTELSDLGHSFPSYGYLVTFFNNILDTVDNFIQLNPQVQISINNATQGLIDSLQGWALAGSKILLNFISALPGVFVVLVVSIVATFFMSASYPGVKNFFSNLIPRKWKPSAHSVSRDLGAAVVGFVRAEAILISVTGLILTLGLVWMGNPYAFTIGFISVFLDLLPIVGTGMIFVPWIVGLFILGSVSEGIKLLIIYLIAMVVRQIIEPKIMSQNIGIHPLATIISMYVGLKLLGAFGLILGPGLVIIYEALRKAGFFGK from the coding sequence GTGAATCTTCAGGAGGAACCGAAGCTTAAACAAAATATTAATCGCTTAGCGGTTATTACCTTTATTTTGGTGCTGCTCAAAGTTATTACATTTTTCTTTGTGGAGTTTATGCCTGTTTTCAGCCGGGTTATGAGTCAACTCCTTGCTGCGCTTTTACCTTTCATTATTGCTTTTTTCATCGCCCTTTTGCTGGAACCTTTGGTCATACGATTTATGCGCGGATTAAAGGCAAGCAGACCCATCGCCGCAATTTTGGCCTTAGTTCTTGCTATTTTTGGAATTGGCAGTATCGTCTTTTTGATTATAGCCCGTCTCTATACAGAGCTGTCTGACCTGGGTCATTCTTTCCCTAGCTACGGGTATTTGGTGACTTTTTTTAACAACATTCTCGACACAGTCGACAACTTTATCCAGCTCAATCCTCAAGTCCAAATTTCCATCAATAATGCCACTCAGGGACTCATTGACTCGTTGCAGGGCTGGGCTCTCGCGGGCAGCAAGATTCTTTTGAATTTCATTTCCGCCTTGCCGGGAGTTTTTGTGGTCTTAGTCGTATCCATCGTTGCCACCTTCTTTATGAGTGCCAGTTACCCGGGAGTCAAGAATTTTTTCAGCAACCTGATCCCTCGAAAGTGGAAGCCCAGTGCCCATTCCGTAAGCCGGGATCTGGGGGCTGCGGTGGTTGGATTCGTTCGGGCGGAAGCCATACTTATTTCTGTAACCGGCCTTATTTTGACTTTAGGATTAGTATGGATGGGTAACCCCTATGCCTTCACCATTGGTTTTATTTCTGTCTTTTTAGATTTATTGCCCATCGTCGGAACAGGGATGATTTTTGTCCCTTGGATTGTTGGTTTGTTTATTTTGGGTTCGGTATCTGAGGGCATTAAGCTCTTAATCATATATTTGATAGCCATGGTCGTAAGGCAAATTATCGAACCTAAAATCATGTCCCAAAATATTGGGATTCATCCCTTGGCCACCATTATTTCCATGTATGTTGGTTTGAAATTATTGGGTGCTTTTGGTTTGATTTTAGGACCGGGTTTAGTGATTATTTATGAAGCTTTAAGAAAAGCAGGCTTTTTTGGAAAATAA
- a CDS encoding 1-deoxy-D-xylulose-5-phosphate reductoisomerase, with product MKRLTILGSTGSIGTQTLDIVRQNPEKLEVFALAAGKNVKEIELQAREFRPQIIGLMEEKAALELKHRIADLDIEVVHGMEGLLRTVTDEVPDTVVTAISGRIGLEPTLEALQTGKDIALANKETLVAAGELVMETARRLGRAILPVDSEHSAIFQCMESDSRTLEKIILTASGGPFRGWSEEQLKEVTPERALQHPNWAMGAKITIDSATMMNKGLEVIEAHHLFNMEYEQIEVLIHPQSVIHSMVQYCDGSVLAQLGRPDMRLPIQYALAYPTRWPNPLERLDLRGKSLTFFDPEDYDFPALKLAYACGKRGGTLPAVMNAANEVAVHAFLSRRVSYPEIIALVDKVCWEHDVLDATDLETILNADHWARVRTEELILSNKTRHS from the coding sequence GTGAAGAGATTGACAATTCTAGGCTCTACGGGGTCTATTGGAACACAAACCCTGGATATTGTGCGTCAGAATCCGGAGAAATTAGAAGTTTTTGCTTTGGCGGCAGGGAAGAATGTCAAGGAAATTGAACTCCAAGCCCGGGAGTTCAGGCCCCAGATCATTGGGCTGATGGAGGAAAAGGCTGCTCTGGAGTTAAAGCATAGGATAGCAGACCTGGACATCGAAGTGGTTCATGGGATGGAGGGGCTCCTGCGAACGGTTACAGATGAGGTGCCGGATACGGTGGTAACTGCTATCAGCGGACGGATTGGTTTAGAACCGACCCTGGAAGCTTTGCAGACGGGAAAAGATATTGCCTTAGCCAATAAAGAAACTTTGGTTGCCGCCGGCGAGTTGGTTATGGAGACAGCCAGAAGGCTGGGTAGAGCTATTCTTCCGGTGGATAGTGAGCATTCTGCAATCTTCCAATGTATGGAAAGTGATTCGCGTACCCTGGAGAAGATCATACTTACCGCTTCCGGCGGTCCTTTCCGGGGATGGTCTGAAGAACAGTTGAAAGAAGTCACTCCGGAAAGAGCTCTCCAGCACCCTAATTGGGCTATGGGAGCAAAGATAACCATTGATTCAGCGACCATGATGAATAAAGGTTTAGAAGTTATCGAGGCTCATCACCTCTTCAATATGGAGTATGAGCAGATCGAGGTATTGATTCATCCCCAAAGTGTGATTCATTCTATGGTCCAATACTGTGACGGGAGTGTCCTGGCCCAATTGGGGAGACCGGATATGCGTTTGCCTATCCAGTATGCCTTAGCTTACCCGACCCGCTGGCCTAATCCATTGGAACGGCTTGATCTGCGGGGAAAGAGCTTAACCTTTTTTGATCCGGAGGATTATGATTTTCCTGCCTTGAAGCTTGCCTATGCTTGTGGAAAACGGGGAGGGACTTTGCCGGCTGTTATGAATGCTGCCAATGAAGTTGCGGTTCATGCCTTTTTATCACGCAGGGTGTCCTATCCGGAAATCATCGCCTTGGTGGATAAGGTTTGCTGGGAGCATGATGTGTTAGATGCTACAGATTTGGAAACCATACTTAATGCGGATCATTGGGCGCGTGTTCGCACGGAAGAGCTCATCCTTTCGAATAAGACAAGGCATAGTTGA